Genomic DNA from Leptotrichia wadei:
AATACTTCTGGTGCTAGAGAAACTATTTTCATAAAGTTTTTAGCTCTTAATTCTCTTGCTACAGGTCCAAAGATTCTTGTCCCTCTTACTTCTAATGCAGTATTTAAAATAACTGCCGCATTATCATCAAATTTTATATATGAACCATCTGCTCTTTTTAATTCTTTTCTTGTTCTAACGATTACAGCTTTAACTACATCACCTTTTTTAACGTTTCCGTTTGGTATAGCTTCTTTCACAGTTGCTACTACGATGTCTCCTATTTTACCGAATCTTCTTCTTGATCCACCTAATACTCTAATAACCATGATTTTTTTAGCTCCAGTGTTATCAGCGACATTAAGCATCGTTTGTTGTTGAACCATTTAAAATTTCCTCCTCTCAAATATTAACTCACGCTATT
This window encodes:
- the rplN gene encoding 50S ribosomal protein L14, which encodes MVQQQTMLNVADNTGAKKIMVIRVLGGSRRRFGKIGDIVVATVKEAIPNGNVKKGDVVKAVIVRTRKELKRADGSYIKFDDNAAVILNTALEVRGTRIFGPVARELRAKNFMKIVSLAPEVL